The DNA window AGCGGATCTCCTTCTTGTCTTTGGAGATAACATTGATTGCCATCAGCACGTTGAGCGCATCGTAGACACGACGTCGGATATTCTTTTGATCACAGTTGTTGTCGTACGCATTGTTCTTCATCTCCTCGCTAACCAGATCGTCGGCCACCTCGTTGTAGGTGGTCTTGCCCTTCTCCTCCACCTTCTCGCAGACCTTCATCGAGAAGTGGCGCAATCCTTTGCCGGCCTTGTCCGGCTTGCGTTTTCTTTGTACAGACGATGAGGAGGCGGAGATGGAGTGCAAGGTGTTGCTCTGAATGGCATGGCTGTATGGGCAGAATAAAGGCGTTAGTATCTATGTGGGCTATGTTAGCGTGGCTACTTACagttttgatttcattttcaaGGGATTTGGCGTAAACTTTACATAGCGCTCCCCCTTCACTGGCAAGTCGTAAAGACCACTACTTGCGCCTGTTGTTTTCTGCGCCGAAACGGTGGTGTAGGTAGTACCTGCGAAGAGGAGGGATACATGTATTCGTTGAtggaggtggaggaggaggaggagggcgaCCGCTTGGTTCGGTGCTTACCTTCTGTTTTTGGAATGGACAGCCCGTTGTCCTGCAGCCGTATAAACTGCCCCTGATTGCTGGAACCCTGTTGGTTAGCCGGTTGACCATTATTTCTCCTGGACTTGAGACTCCGTTTCAAACTCACCATCTGACTAAATGCGCCCATGCGTCCCACGTTGCCAATGCCGCTGGCATTTCCGCTGTTGCGCGCCGACGAGCCGGTGGCGTAGACCACGGCCACCGGCTTCCCGCCCTCCACATCGGACTTGGTCTGGGCCGGCTTCAGCATCTTGGCTATTTTTCCTGCGAGATTGGAAACAAGGAGATGCGGATGTTCCTTAGTTTCGGATATACACATAACACGCGACTGAATTGCCTTCTTTGATAACGCAACTGCATGTATTTTCACAGATACACACGGGTGTGAGTGTGTTAGAGAGTGAGGGAAACTCGTGTGTGTGGTACTATCAACGATGCGCTGTTTTCGCCCCGCGGCGAATTAAGCTAAGTGAAGAGAATGGAGCGAGTGAAGCGCACTGGAGTCGaatgcaacaacaaaagacTAGAGGCACTGTAAGATTGGGGtgcacacacaggcacaccgGCACCCACACTCGTGCGATggtggtgtgcgtgtgttgaAAACGGTGTGCCAAGGATAAGGATGAAGAAGCACAAACAACCTGAAACCAGATCGCCTGGACATTAGAGATGGGCAGCACGTGACCAAGACGAACCTTAGCCAAGTAGAGATGGTTCGATATAAAAGTTCGTGACAATCCGGTAGCCCGCCTATACACTGGGCCAAGCTGATTCGATGACGATATCGTCGGTAGTGTTTCTGGTTAACTAAAAGGTGTTGAGCATCGCAAGTAATTCCTTTTTTTCCCAGtgatttcaaaaaatattcacttgatttacaataaaatttaataaatcataGCTTCGAATTAAAAACCCAATTGatttgactatcagataccgaATTTCTTTAAGCCAACTAAAATATAACTATTTGAGGATTCGCTAATCTACCTATCTAGTGGTCTCataatataaatcatataAATATAACCCTTTTGAAGCTGTGTAAACATGTTCGGTGTAGAAACCAACAACACAACACAACACACCTATTTAGAACCTAGCCAGTATTGGCAACTCGTTTCGGATTTCTGGATTCGTATCTTAATGTGTAACCGGCTTTTCTAAGCATTTCAAGTTTTACAGCCACCGTCCGATGTAATAATTATTCACCTGTCGCCCTTTCGATATTTGCATAATCATAACAGAGTAAATGGTCAAAAAAGAATAGAGATAGtccaaaagaaaaacagcAAAGGGTCGAAAGCTACAAATACCTGAGGAACTCTCCCTCAAAAAGATGAGTCAGACTCACTGGGCCTTAAAACATCATTGAACGCGGGCAAATACCGAACCGTCCAGCCAGATGGTGACTCTCGGATCTTAAATTCGGCTGGAAAAATATGGTCTAAGAAGTTCCCAAAATTGCAAGGGCGATCCACAGTTCGACCCCACACTTCATCTAGTTAACCACTAACCGAGTTTGTCGAGTACACTGCGTTTATGCGTGCATCGCAGACAACAAAAATCAAGTTCATGGGACATTTGGCCACTTGGCAAGTGTGTACAAGGTGTACACTGTACGTATAGGACCACTTTAAGGGTAATACCTATACTTTTGGAGCAAATCTGCTACTTTCaatatttacacaacagatttaatttaaatatcttCAAGTTATTTTAGGTTTTCAGTCTCTACAAAGTAGTATGTTTAACTGCAAACAGGGCTAGGCCACAAGGGTTTTTCTGATTGTTTAAAATGCTATCAAAACAGACTGTTTTCCtgccaaaaacaaatttttccaGAGTTTGTGAAACTTGTCCCATTTTCAATATCCACTTGCTTGTACAGATGATTTCAGCTAGCCCTCAGTAAAGTCAGCATTTTTGTAACGATGTATATCATGTACATCATTAAGTAAATCCGCATGAACGCGGCTAGGGACAACCACACACGTGTACAGCGCTTACACCTTCTTGCGCTCGCTGCTTTGGGCCTCAGCTCCGTGGCTGCAAACGTGTGTTGGTGTGCGGCGGGGTTCTTGTTTTGGCCTGTTTCTCACCCCGCTCGCTCATAGTGCCTGCCTCTCGTTCCCACTCGCTGCGGCCATGCAGAATGTCACGCAGCCCAGATACTTTGGCTTGATGTTGAATCTAAGTTCCCCCTTCAATTTTAGCTACATCTGCGTGCGTAGTAGCTCGAATCCGCAGTCGCTAGCCCGCTGTTTATAATGCAAAATCCTCAGGGCGAATTCGCAGCCGCGGCGAAGCAATCAGCTGTTCGCCGCCCGATAAAAAAGTGGGAGAAAACGCGCGTGcaagtgtgcgagtgtgtgtgagtgagcgCGCCAACTGGGCGATGGGCGTGCAGAAGGGGGCGGGGTGGGTGGCTCACCGATTTCAGTTATTTCGCGGGGGTCTCTCTgtcttttattattactttttgcCAATTTCTAGCACTCTTTCGGTTCGTCTCGCTGGTCTCCCCCAAAGCGTATCAAACGATGAATATGGTAGGCAAAAGAAACCCGAAAAGCAAAGATGGCGTTTACGCTGCCCATGCAACTTTGTGGAGTGTGGCAGTGTGTGTGGGCGTAGGCGAGTGTGTGGGAGCGAGTGCACCCACTCCACTGCGCCACTGCCTCCGCCAGCTAAGTCCTTCCACAGGATCCCGCCCACTTACCGTGCTCGTCCCGGAAGAAGAAGTTCACCTCGTCGGCCTTTACCGTACCGCCCGTCGAGTGCGCCATTTTTGTTGGtggggcagcagcagccgcagcagcagttctttttgttgttttcgttaCCGCTTGCCGCTCACCAGGTGGACCGCCAAAAACAGAAATGAGAGAAATGAGGGGCTACGTGCCGTAGCCGCAACGTGTGCACGGGAGATCGGATGGGCGGCGGTGGGTGGGTGGACGTACTGCAGCCACGGGCTGGGGCACGTGTGCGAGTTCTAGCGGACCACGAccacgacgacgacggcggaggaggcggcgaGCGCACTTGTACGAAAACTGTCGCCCGAGTCAAAATGGCGAGCGCATTTTTCACCTCCAGCGGCAgggcatttttttctttggtcacacacactcacagcGGCGGCCCCTTTCGGTGGCCTTTTACGCGACTTGCGAAGCTTCGATTTTCACCCGGATGGTGGCAAAAGATTCGTCGGACTCTTGGCTTTCCAACGGCGTGTGGCTTCGCGAGCTCGGGCGATTTCTAAGCGCAGCACAATGGTCACAAAATTTCCACCAAGTGGCTGCTTTTCGTTTTCATGTGGGAAAGGCAAAGCAGGCTGTGTGCGGGTGCGAATGAAATGGCAGACAGTGCGCGCCAATTTACGCATCAATTTACGCAGTGTTGCAAGCAGCTGGCTGCCGCCGTCCCTTTCCCACACTGGTCGCGAATGTAAACAAAGTGGCCACTTCGTCCGGCCGTAAGGTATTCGACTGGTAGGCCGCGAACGGCCACACTGCGGAGTCTAATTGCGAATTTCTGGAGTTTTTCTGTAGGTCGGTGTGGGAAAATGACAAGCTACAGGCCCAGGGAAACCGAAGCAGCTATCTAACGAGACCCCAGCACAGGAGCATCCGCACACAATGGTCGACCCGGTGGCGGCGCTGTGCAACTACAACGTCCTGGAGGTGATCTTCTCATATCTGGAGTTGGACGACCTCAGCCACTGCTCGCAGGTGTGCAAGAGTTGGTACCACTTCCTCAACGACGAGAACAGCGATGTGTGGCGCTGGCACTGCCTGAACAAGCTGCCGAAGGAGGCCCTCAAGTCCGACCTGCTTGCCTCGGTCTCCACCTACAAGACAAAGCTGCGGGCGTACTTTCACGCCTGGAGCCCCAACGACTGCTCCCGGAATGTGTACATTAAGCCCAACGGATTCACCCTGCATCGGTGAGGATGCCGAATCCTTATACGGTCGTAGCTATGGCCTCACATCTTCTATTCCGACAGCAACCCCGTGGCGCAGAGCACAGATGCGGCCCGGGGCAAGATCGGGTTCCGCCACGGACGGCACACCTGGGAGGTGATCTGGGAGGGACCTCTGGGCACCGTGGCCGTCATTGGTATATCCACCAAGGAGGCGGCGCTGCAGTGCCACGGCTATGTGGCCCTTCTCGGCTCCGACGACCAGAGCTGGGGCTGGAACCTGGTCGAGAATCACCTGCTGCACAACGGAGACATGCAGGGCAGCTACCCGCTGCTGAACAACGCACCCAAGTACCAGGTGGGCGAGCGGATACGCGTCATTCTTGACTGCGAGGACAACACCCTGTCTTTTGAGAAGAACTACGAGTTCCTGGGTGTGGCCTTCCGAGGTGAGGCGAAACGGTACGTCAGTTCGGGTTAAGGGCTTACTAAATCAGTTCATTTCCCCTTGCAGGCTTACCGGACAAGAAGCTCTATCCCACAGTATCCGCTGTCTACGGTAACACCGAGGTTTCGATGGTATATTTGGGCACCCCATTGGACGGATAGCTTTGGCCGGGCATCAACAACTTGGTTAACAAACTCAATGGATCCATTAGGTTATCGTGTACATTTGTATTTATCTCAATTACGTTTGCTTCATTCCACCTGCAACTCAGTTTGATATCGTAAATTTAGTTACTAGTTTCGTTTTGTGTACAAAATTATGcattttgttgattttacGCTACGCCAAAGTACAATCCACCTCGGCACTATCTTCACATGGCAATTTACGTTAGTTATAcgaaccaaataaaaataatatagcgATTAAACAATAGTTGAATCCATTTATTATGAACCAAAAATCGCAGATGATTGAT is part of the Drosophila biarmipes strain raj3 chromosome 2R, RU_DBia_V1.1, whole genome shotgun sequence genome and encodes:
- the LOC108029624 gene encoding transcription factor Dp, translating into MAHSTGGTVKADEVNFFFRDEHGKIAKMLKPAQTKSDVEGGKPVAVVYATGSSARNSGNASGIGNVGRMGAFSQMGSSNQGQFIRLQDNGLSIPKTEGTTYTTVSAQKTTGASSGLYDLPVKGERYVKFTPNPLKMKSKLHAIQSNTLHSISASSSSVQRKRKPDKAGKGLRHFSMKVCEKVEEKGKTTYNEVADDLVSEEMKNNAYDNNCDQKNIRRRVYDALNVLMAINVISKDKKEIRWIGLPANSAEQFLALEEENSLRRERIKQKYEMLREMIMQHVAFKGLVERNKRNESQGVVPSPNASIQLPFIIVNTHKSTKINCSVTNDKSEYIFKFDKTFEMHDDIEVLKRMGFLLGLDKGECTPENIERVKAWVPPNLGKYVEAYGTGKTGETMYESDDEDNEFNGYLESGNESQSFAQHSAQHTTDGEFKLEMDDDELDEEVD
- the LOC108029627 gene encoding F-box/SPRY domain-containing protein 1, giving the protein MVDPVAALCNYNVLEVIFSYLELDDLSHCSQVCKSWYHFLNDENSDVWRWHCLNKLPKEALKSDLLASVSTYKTKLRAYFHAWSPNDCSRNVYIKPNGFTLHRNPVAQSTDAARGKIGFRHGRHTWEVIWEGPLGTVAVIGISTKEAALQCHGYVALLGSDDQSWGWNLVENHLLHNGDMQGSYPLLNNAPKYQVGERIRVILDCEDNTLSFEKNYEFLGVAFRGLPDKKLYPTVSAVYGNTEVSMVYLGTPLDG